Proteins from a genomic interval of Cognatishimia sp. WU-CL00825:
- the irrA gene encoding iron response transcriptional regulator IrrA — protein MTAQSQIVGTRWLTQSGVRPTRQRVALASLLVGDGLDRHVTAESLFADVCKEGESVSLATVYNTLRAFCDAGLMQEITVDGSKSYFDTNIADHPHFYWEDDRILTDAPADQLNIVALPDAPEGAEISKVDVVIRLRRK, from the coding sequence ATGACAGCACAATCCCAAATAGTCGGTACCCGATGGTTGACCCAAAGTGGCGTACGCCCGACGCGTCAACGCGTGGCCTTGGCATCGCTTTTGGTGGGCGATGGGCTGGACCGGCATGTCACTGCAGAAAGTCTGTTTGCCGATGTGTGCAAAGAGGGTGAAAGCGTTTCTTTGGCCACGGTCTATAATACTCTGCGGGCCTTTTGTGATGCGGGGCTCATGCAGGAAATCACGGTGGATGGCTCTAAAAGCTATTTTGACACCAATATTGCGGACCACCCACATTTTTATTGGGAAGATGATCGCATCTTGACAGATGCGCCGGCGGATCAGCTGAATATTGTGGCCTTGCCAGACGCTCCAGAGGGGGCAGAGATTTCCAAGGTAGATGTGGTTATTCGTCTGCGGCGCAAATAG
- the fabA gene encoding bifunctional 3-hydroxydecanoyl-ACP dehydratase/trans-2-decenoyl-ACP isomerase, which yields MADYPTSFDKDGLLKCARGELFGPGNAQLPAPPMLMMDRISEISADGGAHGKGHVLAEFDITPDLWFFECHFPGNPIMPGCLGLDGLWQLTGFNLGWRGWQGRGYALGVGEVKLKSMVRPENKLLTYEIDFTKAIQTRRLTMGVADGVVKIDGEVAYEVKDMKVALSES from the coding sequence ATGGCCGATTATCCAACCAGCTTCGACAAAGACGGACTTCTGAAATGCGCGCGCGGCGAATTATTTGGACCCGGCAATGCGCAACTGCCCGCTCCTCCGATGTTGATGATGGATCGTATCAGCGAAATCTCGGCTGACGGCGGCGCGCATGGCAAAGGTCATGTGTTGGCAGAATTCGATATCACGCCCGACCTTTGGTTCTTTGAATGCCACTTCCCCGGCAATCCAATCATGCCCGGCTGTCTGGGTCTGGATGGCCTTTGGCAGTTGACCGGTTTCAACCTGGGCTGGCGCGGCTGGCAGGGCCGCGGCTATGCGCTGGGTGTGGGCGAAGTCAAACTCAAAAGCATGGTGCGTCCGGAAAACAAACTGCTGACTTATGAAATCGACTTCACCAAAGCCATCCAAACCCGTCGCCTGACGATGGGTGTTGCGGATGGTGTTGTGAAAATCGACGGCGAAGTCGCCTATGAAGTCAAAGACATGAAAGTCGCCCTTTCAGAAAGCTAA